Proteins from a single region of Candidatus Methanosuratincola sp.:
- the fni gene encoding type 2 isopentenyl-diphosphate Delta-isomerase has protein sequence MISDRKLKHLEICRDMDVGSRRKTTHLEDVDLVHLAVPELDLSDIDLSMSFLGKRISAPLIISAMTGGHPSTKKINENLARASSELGLGICVGSQRAALEDPSQEDTFRVVREASREMLVIANIGAAQILSPARLTLAIKAVSMIDADAIAVHLNPLQELVQPMGDTKYRGVLSAISDLTSELGVPVIAKETGCGISREVAKALLDSGVSAIEVAGAGGTSWAAVEYYNAQSKGERSKAEVAETFWDWGIPTAMSICEIRSLKTQVPIIASGGIRNGLDIAKSIALGADLAGVARELLIPAFKGHREVTARLERMIHEVKAAALLTGARDIKSLKSVPTVLSGGLLNWITQRGLGVCKND, from the coding sequence ATGATCTCTGACAGGAAGCTGAAACACCTCGAGATATGCAGGGACATGGATGTCGGGTCCAGGCGGAAGACCACACACCTGGAGGACGTCGACCTCGTCCACCTTGCAGTACCTGAACTCGACCTCTCTGACATAGACCTCTCGATGTCATTCCTTGGGAAACGGATCTCAGCACCCCTCATCATCTCCGCAATGACAGGCGGTCACCCGTCTACAAAGAAGATCAACGAGAACCTCGCCAGGGCGTCCTCCGAACTGGGGCTGGGGATCTGCGTGGGGAGCCAGAGGGCTGCCCTTGAGGATCCCTCGCAGGAAGACACGTTCCGTGTGGTCAGGGAGGCGTCGCGCGAGATGCTCGTGATCGCCAACATAGGGGCGGCTCAGATCCTCTCCCCTGCGCGCCTCACTCTCGCCATCAAGGCAGTATCGATGATCGATGCCGATGCGATCGCTGTGCACCTGAACCCGCTCCAGGAGCTCGTCCAGCCGATGGGGGACACTAAGTACCGCGGAGTTTTGAGCGCAATAAGCGATCTTACGAGCGAATTGGGGGTGCCTGTGATAGCCAAGGAGACCGGATGCGGCATATCGAGGGAGGTAGCAAAAGCCCTCTTGGACTCCGGCGTCTCTGCAATCGAGGTCGCCGGCGCAGGGGGAACCAGCTGGGCGGCGGTCGAGTACTACAACGCGCAGAGCAAGGGTGAGCGTTCGAAGGCAGAGGTGGCAGAGACCTTTTGGGACTGGGGGATACCGACTGCGATGAGCATATGCGAGATCCGTTCGCTCAAAACGCAGGTGCCTATAATCGCCTCAGGTGGGATCAGGAACGGCCTGGACATCGCAAAGTCAATAGCCTTGGGCGCTGACCTTGCCGGGGTGGCCAGGGAGCTCCTCATACCCGCATTCAAGGGGCACCGGGAGGTGACTGCGAGGCTGGAGCGGATGATCCATGAAGTGAAAGCGGCCGCCCTCCTGACCGGGGCTCGAGACATCAAATCACTCAAGTCCGTCCCCACAGTCCTCAGCGGGGGGCTTTTAAACTGGATCACGCAGAGAGGTCTTGGTGTTTGCAAAAATGATTGA